In Colletotrichum destructivum chromosome 1, complete sequence, the sequence GAGTGGTGGAGGGACGTTATTAAGTCTGCAACAGGCAGGTTCTTGTTTTAGCGTCTGAGGCGCGGGGAGGATCAGGTGGACAATGTTCCCCAACCCTCATTTGGCCAACCCGTGGGCCCTGAAGGTTCGTGAGCCAGTCGTTGCTCTGCTTTCCGAGCTGGAGCTCCCCACAGCAACAAAGTGCATGAGCCACAGAAGAGGGCCCACCGCGGTGGGTGTGTCGAGCTGTCGCCTGTCGGTGCGATTGCACTTGCTGCGACAGAACGCACCGCCCCCCCCAACCCACCCAAGCTTCCAGGTCGTCTCTGTTgtcactgctgctgctgtgctaCCTGGGTTGGGAGATacgcgacggcggcgggcggtggcAGCACCCAGCCAACCCGCCCACCTCCGTCATGTTTCATTTATTACGTCCGCGAACTTCCTGCCTGTCGACCTCCGTCCGTCACACTTTCCTCCGAGCTCCCTCCTCCCAAACTCCCTCAATCTCCCAACAACACCTCCCCCTCtttcatcttctcctccatcacCATTTCGCATCCTCTCCATCCCGAATCCCATCATCATATCGTGCATTGTCAAACCTCATTGAGCCAACTGCTTGCCCATCATGAggttctcggcctccgccctcgtcctcggcgccgcctctACCGCGGTCGCTTTGGACCAGCAGGTCCTTGGTGGCAACGACAGCCCCTTCGACTCCATCAAGGTCGCCGGCCAGAACTGGCTCTCAACCTTTGAGGAGAAGTTTGGCCAGATGACCACCGAGGCTAAGGCTGTCTGGGACGAGATTACCCTGCTCGCCCCCGACGCCGTTGAGTCCTTCAAGAAGAACGCTATcccccccaagcccaagcccgccCACCGCAAGTCCGACAAGAAGTGGGACCACGTTGTTAAGGGCGCCGATGTCCAGGACATGTGGGTTGAGAAGAACGGCGAGAAGCATCGCAAgatcgccggcgacctcAAGAACTTCAACCTGCGCGCCAAGAAGGTCGACCCTGCGGCTCTCGGTGTTGACAAGGTTAAGCAGTACAGCGGTTacctcgatgacgaggagaacgACAAGCACCTCTTCTATTGTAAGTTACCGTCAGACATGCTCGCTCTCTCATCGCCACCATCTGACCTCGCACAGGGTTCTTCGAGTCTCGCAACGACCCCAAGAACGACCCGGTCGTCTTGTGGCTCAACGGTGGCCCTGGCTGCTCTTCCCTGACCGGACTGTTCATGGAGCTCGGCCCTGCGTCTATcgacaagaagctcaagatcGTCAACAACGAGTGGTCGTGGAACAACAATGCCTCCGTCATCTTCCTTGACCAGCCCGTCAACGTTGGCTACTCTTACTCGggctcctccgtctccaacacggtcgccgccggcaaggacGTTTATGCCCtgctctccctcttcttccaccaGTTCCCCGAGTACTCCAAGCAGGACTTCCACATTGCTGGCGAGTCGTACGCCGGTCACTACATCCCTGTCTTCGCCTCGGAGATTCTCTCCCACGAGGACCGTAACATCAACCTGAAGAGTGTCCTTATCGGCAACGGTCTGACCGATGGCTTGACCCAGTACGGCTACTACCGCCCCATGGCGTGCGGTGAGGGTGGCTATCCCTCTGTCCTCGACGAGAGCGAGTGCCAGGCCATGGACAACGCTCTTCCTCGCTGCCAGAGCCTGATCAAGAACTGCTACGAGTCCGGCAGTGTCTGGTCCTGCGTTCCCGCCAGCATCTACTGCAACAACGCCCTCATCGGCCCCTACCAGCGCACTGGCCAGAACGTGTACGACATCCGTGGCAAGTGTGAGGACAGTAGCAACCTCTGCTACTCTGCTCTTGGCTGGATCAGTGAGTACCTGAACCAAGACGAAGTCAAGGACGCCCTCGGTGCCGAGGTCGACAGCTACGACAGCTGCAACTTTGACATCAACCGCAACTTCCTCTTCGCGGGCGACTGGTTCCAGCCCTTCCACCGCATAGTCCCCAAGCTTCTTGAGAAGATCCCCGTTCTCATCTACGCTGGTGACGCTGACTATATTTGCAACTGGCTCGGTAATCGCGCTTGGACCGAGGCTCTCGAGTGGCCTGGCCAGAAGGGCTTCAACAAGGCCGAAGTCAAGGGCCTGTCTGTTGGCAAGAGCAAGGAGTACGGCAAGGTCAAGTCCAGCGGCAACTTCACCTTCATGCAGCTCTACGGCGCCGGACACATGGTGCCCATGGACCAGCCGGAGGCCTCGTCTGACTTCTTTAACCGCTGGCTTGGCGGTGAGTGGGTTGCGTAAAGGCACCCGTGGTAGTGAGGAATGCCCGAGAGGAAGATTGGATAGCGTACTGGAGGAAGACACTCTTGTAGCAGTTGACGCTTGGTCCGGTTTGCGGTACAAGACGGGGCATATCAGTGTTTTGTCAAATACGGGAGGATCCAGTCGCCTTGGTTTATTGGTAGCACCAGTGTTAGCTCGGCGAAGTAGACTCTGGTTACGTTGTTAGAAATATGAATGTCTTTGTTCGAGAGCTCTTATCTCGCAGTGGGCTGTACATGTAGAGAAGTACGGATGGCAACCATGTGTGTATTCTGATTAATGCGCAGCCAGCGACGATGAGTCGACATGACGGTATTAGTCACCGATGCTGCTTTTCAGCTAGGTACCCGCAAAAACAACGTCAGACCAGCACCGCCGTACAGGTATTTCACTGCCCGCTGCCCCTCATTGTAACTGCACCGTCCCAGGCATTTACCCCGCCAAAACTTTTCGGGCAACCCCAGGACTTTACTGTCGACGATTAACCACAACCAACCTCGCAACCGTTTTCGCAGACTCTTGCGAAGCAATCGATCACACACGACCTGAACTTGTCACGATTCGAGCCCACACAAAGAAAGAGACGAGAAGAAAACCAACaacacacgcacgcacgcagGCACACAAATCGTCCCATCCACCAAACGTCACGATGTCGCGGATGATCAACCAGCCGTCGAACCAGATCAAGCTGACTAACGTGTCGCTTGTGCGCctgaagaagggcaagaagcgcTTCGAGATCGCGTGCTACAAGAACAAAGTCATGGAGTGGCGGTCCGGGATCGAGACGGACCTGGACAACGTTCTGCAAATCCCCAACGTGTTCCTCAACGTGTCCAAGGGTCAGACAGCGCCCAAGGAGGACCTGGAGAAGGCGTTTGGTAAGACCAAGAGCACGGACGACATCGTGCTGGAGATCTTGAAAAAGGGTGAGATGCAGGTCGGCGGGAAGGAGAGGGCAGAGCAGCTAGAAAGAGTGCACAACGAGGTCATCGGCATTGTTGCGAGTCGGCTTGTGGATCCGAGGACGAAAAGGGTCTACACGACCGGGATGATTGAGAAGGCGTTGGACATGTTGTCGTCCGCGGCGCACGGGGAAGAAGGCGCGGACGCGAAGAAGAGCgggtcgaagacggcgagcggcgcggggacgccggcggccggtgAGGACGGGGACGCGAAGCCGCGCGAGAAGGGGATCCACTGGACGGGCGTGACGACGACCAAGTCGGCCAAGTCGCAGGCGCTGgaggcgatgaaggcgctgATTGCGGCGCAGCCGATCCCCGTGCAGAGGGCGCGGATGAGGCTGAGGGTGACGTGCGCGACGAGCGTGCTGAAGcaggccgtcaaggagaagcccgccgccgccaaggataagggcaagggcggcgacaacaacaacaatgacgacgacgagccgaAGCAGAAGCCCGGCACGGTCAAGGACCGGATTCTGGGGTTCGTGGAGCAGGTCGAGAGCCAGGACGTGCTGGGCTCCGAGTGGGAGGTGGTCGGCTTCGTGGAGCCCGGGGCGTTCAAGGGCTTGGGTGACTTCATCGCCGGGGAGACGaaggggatggggagggTCGAAGTCTTGGACATGGCCGTAATTCACGAGGAttagaggggggggggagggcatCTTGTGTTTTCGACCAAGGCGTACGTATGCATGCATGCGGATGTTTGGAGGGGCGATGATCGGGgaggatgatgttgttgaaaGGTATAAAGGCACGGCTTCATGATTATTGATCGATACCCCTTTAGACTAAGGGTCTCTCTCCGCAGCAGCTTCACAAATGAGAGGAATGAATCATTCGCGCATAATGTTCCCTGGCGTTCCTGGGGCACGAGGCGAGAAGTGACGCCAAATTCCATGGGGGAAGGAAGCATGCAATCGACATCGTGACTGTGACGACATGCGAGAGAACAAAGTccatgttgacgacgacgacgatgacgacgaccccCCAACCCTCCCACCCGCCGTCCTGTCGCGATGACACGATACATGGAGGACGACAGAGtgacgggggcggagggtTGAACTTTTCGTGCCGGATAAGGAGCCGGtgtctctttttttcttttatcTTTCTCGGAGCGGCCGAGACCGAGTCCGTCGTGATACCCATAGGTTCCGGAGACGGAGCGGGCTGACCGAGTGCGTGGGCGGGTTCCCGCCTCGCTTGGAAGTCGCACAGAGTTTTGGGCATAGCTGACTGACTCTCGAGCGCCAAATGCCGTCTGTTGTGATATGTCACTGTTCCCGCCGACCTGCCAAGTTTTGACGGGTTCTGTTCGTGGCGATGCATATGAACGGCACTTGCTTGAATTCCCATGACGCTCAAGTAAACCCCTCACACAATCCTTACGACTGCTTCGGCGGGAGCAGCACTCCGGGGCGCGGCAGATGCGTCCTCATGTCATGTCATCACGTCTCACGTCGCAAGAGCATGGGTTACACTCCTTTTTTCAGCTTTTTGTTTGTTGGTACGATGGACTCTTCCGATTTGTTTTATCTAGAGACGCCACCATCCTGCGCAGAATAGCAATCCCCTCGTTGTAATGCCAGCAGCAGAGTTTGTCATCATGAGAAGTGATGAGAATGGAGAGAGAAAATGTCCAGCCGTATCGCGCCGCCATGATTGATTCCCCCCCACGCCCAAACCCCTGTTTTTATCATCCTCGGTAACGTAACGCTTAAccacccttcttcttggagacACCGACCgtacggccgcggcggccggtggTCTTGGTGTGCTGACCGCGGACGCGGAGGCCCCAGTAGTGACGGAGACCACGGTGGGCGCGGATCTTCTTgaggcgctcgaggtcgtcgcgGAGCTTGGAGGcgacgccgttggcgaggatCTGGCtgtccttgccgtcgacgatgtcgcgcTGACGGTTAAGGAACCAGCCGGGGATCTTGTACTGGGTGGGGTTCTggatgatggtgacgatACGCTCGAGCTCTTCCGAGGTGAGCTCACCGGCGCGCTTGTTCAGGTCGACTGCGAAGCGGGTTAGTCCGGCCGCCCTTCtaccaaaaaaaaaattcTCCTTCCAGAGCTCCGTGGGTTCCCGAGCAGTCCTCGTGTGCGGATTCTGCTAGCGGGCGGGATTGGTAGAACGTACCATCGGCCTTCTTGCACACAATGTTGGAGTAACGAcgaccaacaccaccaaTCTTGGTGAGCGCGTACATAACCTTCTCCTGACCACGAACGTTGGTGTCTGCAAgcgaaagaaaaaaaagcgTTAGCCATCAATTTCCCCTCTTCCAGAACTCGAGTACTGCGTCGCGATCGGAAAACGGTCGTCGGGGTTCGGATTTGGTAGGTTGTTGAAGTTGGCGtttagggggggggatagagggagagagaacaTACTCAGAAGACGGAGAATGAACTGGAAGTTCGCTGCAGCCCGATGGTTAGCAATTGCAGATTGGTTCGGGGTGAGCAGAGGCTGGACGAACACTTCTCCCCCGAGACGAGCGACATGCTGGGCAACTGTCGTACGAAGGCTGCTCCTAGATGTCGGGAAGTTTGATGATTGACGACGGATCGGTCGAAAGGTTAGACTCTAGATGCGAATCGTCTGTGGTGGAGGGAATACGCGCCGACAATTTTTGGGCGTGGGCTCGGTAGGGTAGGGTCACGTGGTCTGACGGTGCCTCTTTCCCGCACAAGCTGAATTTTCCGGTGCTCTCATTGGCCGTATGATGCTGTGCGTCCTCGAGACGGATGGTATCCACTGAGGCGCACAGTGGCAGAATAGCGCTTGCAGGGGTTGGGCGCCCGATTGGTCAGGGTCTCTTTGAGGGGGCGCAAGTCTGAAAGTCTCGAACACACTGGCGAGTCCACAAGTTTTGGCGGGCGCATCCGACACACTCTGGACGACACGACAGGGAACGCCGTGGGCCTCCACTACGCCTGGCTGTGAGAAGGCACCGGCTCTGGGGTAGGATGCTGCGCAGCCATCTTTCTCTTCTCGTTGATTGTCCCTGCCCTTCTATTAGATAAGCCGCGCTGCCGCTGGAGCGTTTCGGGGTTGGCTACCACTTGTTTTCCCGCAATGTTCGGTTGATGTTCCGCGAGAGTCTCTTGCATTACTTCACCCATCTGACCCCATCCTGCTCACTCTCTTAGACCAGGTCATGTCTTAAGGACCATTCACAAAATCTCTCATGCCTAGGGAACCAATGGCTGAAACGTCCATTCCATGAGCACGAGTGTGCTTCGAACCAGTTCGGTCCGTTTTCGACACAAACGACTGGCCATTGCCCTATGAAACCAGACATCGAACAAGACATCacagcccggcctcgaggcagTTGCTTCAATTCTCAAGGTCTCTTCGCTCGAGGCCAATCCCTATCGTTCTTGTGTTTGGTCTTTGTGTCCAACGCGCCTCCTGCGAAGTCACCGGGTCATTCATTACTACCGGAAATGTATACACAAGATCAAGGTACCAACATTATAGCTTTCAGAGGTCGTGTGAACCCACTATTCTTTTCCCTTGCTTGGCTCCTGGACCAATGTCCTGTAGACCCAAACAGTTCATCGTCTTCTGCTCGGCTCTGGGCAGTCTTTGTTTCTAACGTCTCGCCATTATTATCGCGTTGGCTAAGTCGCCGACTTCGTCTGATTCgcaccagcaacaacagccgCAGGCGGGACCGGGGCCGGAGCGGACTGGGGCTGAGTAGCCCCGTTATTCCCCGACGGTGGTGCCGTTCCGGGATTTTTCCCGATCTGCACCGGACTGACCGCTTGGTTCGCttcatcggcgacggccgcagGCGGCTGTGGGGCCGGAGCATCGCCtgaggccggcgccgctaCTTGAGCCGGCGGCTGCTCCTGGTTCGCTCCCACCACGATAGCACCCAACGACTGTCCGCCGTCCGTTTGCACCTGGGCCGGCGGAACGATCGCCTGAGGAGGCGTCGCGACTTGCGCGGGTGGTTGAACGGCCGCGGGCTGTCCTTGGTTCGCACCGACCGCGATAGATCCCAGGTTCTGGCCCCCCGGCTGTTGTCCCTGagctgccggcgacggcggtgcctGCGCCGTGCTGTTCCCTCGGTTCCCATCGAAGATGCCCAGCCCCGAAAGCCCTGCCAActgcgcggcggcgagttGCTCAAACGACGAGAAGATTTGcccggccagggcggcgttgCCGCCCGCCGCTGACGTCGCGCAGTCGGCAAGGAACGTCCCCGCGTTCTGCACGAAGAGGCCCTGCTGCCCGGGaaggatgatggcggccgGGTCGGGGACTGAGGCCAGCCGCGGGGCCTGCGTGCCGGCGGGAAGGATGATGGATTGCCCGATCTGGCCGAGGGGTGCTTGTTGGCTGAAGGTGGCAAGCTTGAgtgtgtcgtcgtcgtcgtcgtcaccgccgccgccgacagcTTGGGCGCTAAAGTCCGAATTGTTGGATCCGGCTGCCGGGGGGTTTTCCAACTCGACACGGGCGGCCCCAAAGGCATCAGCCTGTAAGGAGGCCGCCTTCAGCGTCGAGATTTGCATGGGCGTCGGGTCCGTGACCATGACGAGAGCCTGCTTCCCCGGCAAGCCGTTGTCGGCCAGGAGCTGGTTGACGAGGTACCGCTGGTTCTGCTGCCCCTGGTTTCTGTTGTCGACTAGaccggtgacggtgacgatgatTGTGTTCTTCGGTTCTTGGTCAGCGTCTCCAATATCTCCATCCTTGAAAGGGGGCAAGCGCATCCTCCAACAGAAAGCGGGGGGAAACTCACCGCCTGGGGAAATTGCGCCTTGAAGTGATTGATTCGGATGTTGTCCTTGACGGTCTGCAGCTGCGTCTCCAGCGCGAGCTGTGACTGGACCAGTGCCGCGAGCTGCTTCTCGTTCTGCCGTTGCAGCCGgtcgaccttgtcgaggttctcctggacgacgatgatgttgGGCTTGATGATGTTCTGGATAATATTGACGTCGCCATTGCGattgttgctgttgtcgtccttcttgcCCCTGTTTTTGTTGTTTCCGTTGCTGTTCTTGCTGTTGTTCctgccttggccttggtTTTCGCTCTGACCCTTGCCTCTATCTGTGACCTTCGAGTCTTGTGCTGGTGCTGGTTAGGATAACGGTCGTCAGTCTGTGCCGCCGGCCCGATGTGATGTGAGGTCGAAACTTACCGGCCGCAGCTAAAGAGCCGAATGCCACCAGGGCGGCAATAATATGTTTGTAATGCATGGCTGCCGGAGGACCACACGTTTATTATCATATACGACAAAAAGAAGGGACAAAAGAGCGTCGAAGGCACAGCCGACTCGAGACCGTTGGACAGAATATGAAGGGACAAGGCGAGTGGAACGAGAAGGTCGAGACATCTACTCCGACGAGGGTGGTTATGATATACTCTGATACCCGGCACGTCTAAATGTACAAGACATCCCAACCCTGATCGTACGGAAGACACACAGTCCATACGCCATGGCCGTCGTCTGTCGATGAATCCCTTTTGCTGCCGGGAGCTACGATCCCGTTTTCCATACATCAGAaactcccctcccctcccctcccaaaACAATCGAGAGGCCAATTCAAACGATGTACGGAACAGGGTGATCTGGTAGACGTCGTCTCGTCATCAACCCCGGCCCTGGCTGCTCGCGAAGAGTAAAACCGCCCGGGCTAGAAGGAGAGCAAAACAGTGAAACAAGAAGCCTTCGGAAGAAAAACCGATGATAGGCCACATCCTTGGGAGTTTGTCGTCCGTCAGCAAGGAAAAAGCGATTCCGGAGAGGGGTTAAAAAGACCGTATGCAACACACCACCGATCTGCCACCCGAAGCCTGGTCTCTGTCCAAACTCTACCTCACCTGCCATCCAACTTTGACAGCCGCCTGACAAGCGCGTCTCAACTTTCCTCTTCCACACCAACCCCAATCATCCCATCGACGACAGGACGATTTTTGGATGGCACCCAATCACGTCGTGTGCCCCTTtaccccccacccccccttccttcccgGGCTACAACTGCGCGACTCCTAACGCGAAACGGCCACGGCAGAAGAGCCTCACTCGAATGACTCCATGTCACTCTGAGAAATACCT encodes:
- a CDS encoding Putative peptidase S10, serine carboxypeptidase, propeptide, carboxypeptidase Y; amino-acid sequence: MRFSASALVLGAASTAVALDQQVLGGNDSPFDSIKVAGQNWLSTFEEKFGQMTTEAKAVWDEITLLAPDAVESFKKNAIPPKPKPAHRKSDKKWDHVVKGADVQDMWVEKNGEKHRKIAGDLKNFNLRAKKVDPAALGVDKVKQYSGYLDDEENDKHLFYWFFESRNDPKNDPVVLWLNGGPGCSSLTGLFMELGPASIDKKLKIVNNEWSWNNNASVIFLDQPVNVGYSYSGSSVSNTVAAGKDVYALLSLFFHQFPEYSKQDFHIAGESYAGHYIPVFASEILSHEDRNINLKSVLIGNGLTDGLTQYGYYRPMACGEGGYPSVLDESECQAMDNALPRCQSLIKNCYESGSVWSCVPASIYCNNALIGPYQRTGQNVYDIRGKCEDSSNLCYSALGWISEYLNQDEVKDALGAEVDSYDSCNFDINRNFLFAGDWFQPFHRIVPKLLEKIPVLIYAGDADYICNWLGNRAWTEALEWPGQKGFNKAEVKGLSVGKSKEYGKVKSSGNFTFMQLYGAGHMVPMDQPEASSDFFNRWLGGEWVA
- a CDS encoding Putative ribosome maturation protein Sdo1/SBDS; this translates as MSRMINQPSNQIKLTNVSLVRLKKGKKRFEIACYKNKVMEWRSGIETDLDNVLQIPNVFLNVSKGQTAPKEDLEKAFGKTKSTDDIVLEILKKGEMQVGGKERAEQLERVHNEVIGIVASRLVDPRTKRVYTTGMIEKALDMLSSAAHGEEGADAKKSGSKTASGAGTPAAGEDGDAKPREKGIHWTGVTTTKSAKSQALEAMKALIAAQPIPVQRARMRLRVTCATSVLKQAVKEKPAAAKDKGKGGDNNNNDDDEPKQKPGTVKDRILGFVEQVESQDVLGSEWEVVGFVEPGAFKGLGDFIAGETKGMGRVEVLDMAVIHED
- a CDS encoding Putative small ribosomal subunit protein uS13, whose amino-acid sequence is MSLVSGEKSNFQFILRLLNTNVRGQEKVMYALTKIGGVGRRYSNIVCKKADVDLNKRAGELTSEELERIVTIIQNPTQYKIPGWFLNRQRDIVDGKDSQILANGVASKLRDDLERLKKIRAHRGLRHYWGLRVRGQHTKTTGRRGRTVGVSKKKGG